The DNA segment GATATCCCGGTCGTCCGCCGGGGCAGTATCTTCCCGCGCTCGGTGATGAACTTCCGCAGCAAGCGCTCGTTCCGGTAATCGATCTCGTACAGTTTCAGATCGGCAAAACGCCGTCCGCGCCGGTAGCGCGGCCCGCCGCGCTCTCCCCGTTCACCGCGCTCACCCCGGTCACCCCGTTCACCCCGGGATCCACCGTGCTCGTCTCGTCTCTCTCGCGCCATGTCCGAATTCCCTCTTGAAATGCCTGTTTCGCAGCCCCACGCACGCCGGCCATATAGTCAGCCGGAGCTACTGCTCCGCTTCTACGTCCTCGGCGCCGGCCTCAGCGAAATCGCTGACCTCCGCCGGTGCGCCTGTGCCGTGGAACGAGTCCGAGTCCGTCCGCGGCTCGCTGCCCTCGACCAGTCCGGCTTCCTCACGTGCCGCGCGCTTCTTGTCCATCTCCTCCAGATAGCGAGGATTGTCGGCGATGACCGTCAGATAGCGCAGACAAGTCTCGTCGAGAAGGAACTGGCGCTCCAACTCACGGGGGACCCCGGGAGCAGACTCATGGATGACATGCACGTAGTATCCCTGGGTCCGCTTCTCGATGGTGTAGGCCAGGCGACGGAGCCCCCAGCGCTCCAGCTGCCGGATCGAGCCATTGCGAGTAATGATCTCGGAGTAGCGACTGATGGCCTTTTCCCAGCCCTCTTCCAAGAGCTGTGGGTCCATGATGAACGTTGTTTCGTAGACTTGCACGTCCCCTCCCTCGGTCATTGGGCGCCCGACGATCCCTCGGCGGATGTCTCAGGCGCGGGGGGTTTGCGGTTGTACGCGTCGGCAGCGGCCACGAGGCCGCGAGCCAACACCATGGCCACAGCCTCGGCGGCGCGTGCCGCCATTTCCCGGGCCGCAATCAACTCCCCCGGACCAAATGGGTCAAGCACAAACTCTGCGG comes from the Candidatus Zixiibacteriota bacterium genome and includes:
- the rpsR gene encoding 30S ribosomal protein S18, whose translation is MARERRDEHGGSRGERGDRGERGERGERGGPRYRRGRRFADLKLYEIDYRNERLLRKFITERGKILPRRTTGISALFQRRLTRAIKRARHLALLPYVAETYK
- the rpsF gene encoding 30S ribosomal protein S6, producing MQVYETTFIMDPQLLEEGWEKAISRYSEIITRNGSIRQLERWGLRRLAYTIEKRTQGYYVHVIHESAPGVPRELERQFLLDETCLRYLTVIADNPRYLEEMDKKRAAREEAGLVEGSEPRTDSDSFHGTGAPAEVSDFAEAGAEDVEAEQ